A single genomic interval of Zingiber officinale cultivar Zhangliang chromosome 4A, Zo_v1.1, whole genome shotgun sequence harbors:
- the LOC121972221 gene encoding putative disease resistance protein RGA3, producing the protein MSHPTGVIPIRGRTAEEETMLQALLETTTAHGESFLNCSKFSVLSIVGPGGIGKTVLAQLAFHNKVVKRHFDIMAWVCVSTQFDLKKLTIKIIESASMKRPSDLREIISLGELRKILTAGMQGKRFLIVLDDVWEESTTAWRYLLTPLNCGKEGSKVVVTTRLEEIARMLETKVMIKLDGLEEEEYLELLKDSAFGVERTFLQPDMEQMCCDIARQLGGLPLAAVRIRDFLKDRFGRGNWPPAETSLVARDGDLMSVLGQSYQQLPEHLKQCYVSCALFPKNYCFDKNQLLRFWMALGLTPRNGSSSSYNLVDDLSSRSFFVDAWRKKNKFVIHAMMHELADHICDGEFFRLEEDADEEIEIPTKAHHVYVTADNFVRFSKVLRKRKILRSLVVDGRLSSHISNSEFMDSLREVLKDSSRLRLLMLSELPGNLPDAIVHLRHLRYLEFPDTGVNKLPKSFCRLYHRWRLNLKAGSKHLLLRNNMDQVIKLCALDPNLEDVYIPAPCPN; encoded by the coding sequence ATGTCGCACCCTACCGGCGTCATACCGATCAGAGGACGAACTGCGGAAGAGGAGACGATGTTGCAGGCCTTACTCGAGACGACGACGGCTCACGGGGAATCCTTTCTGAACTGCAGCAAGTTCTCTGTTCTCTCTATCGTCGGGCCGGGGGGGATCGGGAAGACGGTCCTCGCGCAGCTTGCCTTTCACAACAAAGTGGTGAAGAGACACTTCGATATCATGGCGTGGGTCTGCGTGTCCACTCAGTTCGACCTCAAGAAGCTTACGATCAAAATTATAGAGTCCGCTTCCATGAAGAGACCCAGCGATCTTCGCGAAATAATTAGCCTGGGAGAGTTGAGGAAGATTCTGACTGCGGGAATGCAGGGCAAGAGGTTCCTGATCGTCTTGGACGATGTGTGGGAGGAGTCCACCACCGCATGGAGATACCTTTTGACGCCCCTGAATTGTGGAAAAGAAGGAAGCAAAGTTGTCGTGACGACCAGGCTCGAAGAAATCGCGAGGATGCTGGAGACGAAAGTGATGATAAAACTTGATGGCTTAGAGGAAGAGGAGTACTTGGAGTTACTCAAAGACAGCGCATTCGGCGTGGAAAGGACCTTCCTGCAGCCAGACATGGAGCAAATGTGCTGCGACATAGCACGGCAGCTGGGAGGCCTGCCGTTGGCGGCAGTGAGGATCAGAGACTTTCTGAAGGATCGCTTTGGCAGGGGAAACTGGCCGCCGGCGGAGACTTCGTTGGTCGCGCGAGATGGCGACCTCATGTCAGTCCTCGGACAAAGCTACCAGCAGCTGCCCGAGCACCTGAAACAGTGCTACGTTTCATGtgctctgtttcccaagaacTATTGCTTCGACAAAAACCAGTTGCTGAGATTTTGGATGGCGCTGGGTCTTACTCCTAGGAACGGATCCTCCTCCTCCTACAACCTCGTCGACGATCTCTCGAGCAGATCGTTTTTCGTGGACGCgtggagaaagaaaaacaagtttGTGATCCATGCCATGATGCATGAGCTTGCAGATCATATCTGTGATGGTGAGTTTTTCCGGCTCGAGGAGGATGCCGACGAGGAAATAGAAATCCCAACGAAGGCTCACCATGTGTATGTCACTGCAGACAACTTCGTCAGGTTTTCAAAGGTTTTACGAAAGCGGAAAATTCTTCGCAGCCTCGTCGTCGATGGCAGATTGTCCTCGCACATCTCAAACTCTGAATTCATGGATTCTCTCCGGGAGGTTTTGAAAGATTCGAGTCGTTTGCGGCTGTTGATGCTTTCTGAACTCCCAGGGAATTTGCCTGACGCAATTGTTCATTTGAGGCATCTTCGATATCTGGAGTTTCCTGACACCGGTGTCAATAAGCTACCAAAATCTTTTTGCAGATTGTATCATCGGTGGAGGCTGAATCTGAAGGCGGGCTCTAAACATTTGTTGTTGCGCAATAACATGGACCAAGTCATCAAACTGTGTGCCCTGGACCCGAATCTGGAAGATGTCTATATTCCTGCTCCATGTCCCAACTAG